Below is a genomic region from Persicimonas caeni.
AGACTCGTCAATGGGAGGCGGCGGCCCTCGAGCCGCCAGCCGGCGGTCGCCCCCTACCTAGCGCAAGCTCCCCGAATTCACAAGCAGTCTGAGTCAGAAAAATTTCGCCGACTTACTCGGGATTGGCGCAGCAGCGGAACCCGATATTCGACGAGCCCGACCCCGGCGCCTTGGGCGACGAGTAGCGGCACGAGGCGACCTCGGGGCCGCTGTCGAAGCCACCGCCGGCGATGCGCTGCTCGGCGACCCACTCGTGGGCGTTGCCGGTCATGTCGCGCGCGCCGGTCCAGCTACGGCAACTGCTGAAACTGCCGGCGGCCGCCAAGCTACGCTCGAATTCGTCTTCGTCGACGGTGTTGCACTTGTTCGGGTCCCACTTTCGACCGTAGGGGTATTTGCTGCCGCAGGCGCGGCGCCACTCGCTCAGCTCGCACAGGCGCTTGCCCTTGGCGTTGCACAACTGCTTGGCCTTGAACCAGCTGACGTTGGTCTTCGGCTTCACACCGCGCGCAGGATATTCGTAGGCGTCGATGCAGTAGTTGCCCTTCTTCGACTTGACCAGCAGCATGCCCGGCTTGCACTTGGTGCCGGAGGCCACGGCCTTCTTCTCTTCCTTCTTGTCGTTCTTTTTGGCCGCGCCGCCAGACGCCTTTTTGGCAGCGCCCTGCCCTTTGTCGCCCGTCGACGTCTTGCTCTCGCTGCTCGTCGAGGCGCGCGCGCCGTCGTCAGCCTTCTCGTCTTTGAGCATGGCGGCGGCTTCGGCCATGTCTTTGAGGCCTTCAGCGTCGTCCTTGGCCGACGTCTCCTCGGCCTTCTTGGCGGCGACGACAGCCTTGCCACGCGCGGCGAGCATGGTCTTGCCGGCCTTTTCGGCCGCGGCGGCGACCTCTTTGCCGGAGGCTTCCGTTGCCGAGTCGCCCTTGTCAGCCGTCTCGGTCTCGTCGCCATTCTCCTCACCTTCGGGCGTCTCGGACGCCTCGACGCTCGCCTCGTCACCGTCGCCGATCTCGACGTGCTGACCCTCCTCCTTGCCGCTGCTCATCCACATGATGGCGCCGATGAGGCCGACGAGCGCGATCAGACCGGCAAAGATAAGCGCCGGAGACGTATCGGAGTCGTCCTCGGCCTTTTTGGCCCCCGGCGGAGGCTTGATGGCTGTCTTGGTCTCTTCCTTGGGCTCGAGCTTGGCTGCGGCGCCTTTGGGGGGCGGCGGCAGCTCCTCGCGGCGAACCTCGTTAGTCTCGAGCAGGTCGCCCAACTCGGGGTCCTCGGGCTCGTCGCGGTCGTATTCGCGCGTGGCGATATCGTCTTCAATGGGCTCGGCGATATCCGACGGCGTCTCTTCGAGCAGCAGCTCGTCGGCGGGCGCCGACTGCGGCGGAGGCGGCGGCGTGCTGACCTCCGCAAGGCCCGCGGGTTCGGGAACCGAGATCTCGTCGCCCGAGCTGTGCAGCAGGCTTCCGGTGTCGACGAGCGTGACGAAGTCTTCGCTCAAGGCCTCCACGCTCGGATAGCGCTCAGATGGGTCGAAGGCGGTCGCGCGTCGAACGAGCGCGTCGACGCCGGCGACCTCGGGACGATCGGAGGGCGGCGAACCCGGGGTATAATCGGGCCCGAAGAGCATCTCGCCGATGAGCATGCCTAGGCTGTAGACGTCGCAGCGCGGGTCGGCCTCTTCGGACGGCGTGTGTAGCTCGGGAGCCACATACGGGCTATCGGACGCGCGATCGGCGAACATCTCGTGGTCGATCGCCGCGTACAGATAGTGGTCGGTGAGCTTGATGAGCTCGGGCAGGAAGATGATGTTCTCGGGCTTGAGGTTTCCGTGGGGAAACTCCCGATTGATATGCTGCACCGCCAGGGTGATCTGGCTGACGATGGGCTCGAGCTCCTCGAGGGTGAACTTCTCGCCTTTGTTGCGCCGCATCTTGAGCACTTTGCGCAGGCTCAAGCCTTCGAGCGCCTGCATCGACACCCAGGCGTGGTCTTTGTGCACGCCGCTGCCGTGAACCCGAACCACGTTGGTCTGGGTCATCGTGCGCGCCGTGCGCGCGGTGCGCAGGAACTGCTCTTGGTGGACGGGGTTTTCGATCAGCTTCGGATCGAAGATTTTGACGGCCACTTCGGCGTCGATCAGCGTGTCTTCGGCCCGGTAGACCTCACCGAAGGGCCCCTTGCCGATCAACTCGCCGAGTTTGAACCGCTCGGAGATGACCTCGTTCGGCGGAAAATAACGCCCGTCGGCCTTGATGGCGCGCATCTGTTGGGTCATGCGACGCAGACCGTCGGAGCGCAGCTCCATGCGTCGAGATTTGCGCTTCAGATCCGCCCCGCAGTTCTGGCAGGACGAATCTTCGGGCGATACCGGGCTTCCACACTGATGACAAAGCACGCGTCTCTCCTAATCTGATAGAGCAATAGGTGCGTGGCGGTCTATCCAACGACGCGGCGAGTCTTCAGCCGACGTGATCGCGGCTGGTTTACTCCCAAGGCGTTATGAATAATCGGATGATCAACTATCAAATCGCCCCTTCGGGCGCAACATGCGGGTGTGCTCGGCACCTACAGTCACGGTCGTAGTGCACCACAGCTGCGGTTGTCATGAAAAGGGGCAGCGACTACAATCGTAAGCCAACCGCACTCTACACACAAAATTTTGGAGGCCCCGTGCTCATCAGCCTCGTTGCGTTGGAAAAGCGCCCCGCCGTTGTCCTGACTGCTTTGTTGGTCCTGGCGGCGTTCACCCTCGCCGGATTCGGAACCGCGCTGGCCATCAAGCCCGAGAAGAAGTTCAAGGGCCAGATCGTCATCAGCAAGAAGCGCTTTCCCAGCCGCTTCAAGAGCGACCGCCAGTTCATCCGGCACATGAAGAAGGTCAACACCCACAAGTTGACCGCCGAAGGCGACGAGGACTGGAAATTCGAGTATATGGCCTTTCTTCCCGAGCGTATCGCCACGCTCAAGGCCGCGGTGACCTACTACGACATCACCAACCCGGGCCAGAAAAAGTACATCAACAACTTCGCGTTCTATCCGAGCGACCGAAAGGACAAGATCGTCGCCGGACACGCCGAGCTGTCCAACGACAAGTTCGAAGCCAACCGCAAGTACCTGATGGTCTTCAGTCGCGGCTACGGCCAGACGCCGCTCGCCAAGACGAAGTTCGTCCTGAAGCGCAAGGGCGGGAAAAAGAAGGAGAGCGGCGTGGTCGACTTCACCGCTGACGGGAAAGAGAAAAAGAAAGCGAAAGAGAGAAAAGAAGCGAAAGAGAGAAAAGAAGCGAAAGAGAGAAAAGAAGCGAAAGAGAGAAAAGAAGCGAAAGAGAAAGCGAAAGAGTAAAAGGAAGCGAAAGAGTAAAAAAGTGAAAGAGCTAAGGGAGTGACGGGGTCAGTCGAGGCGCTTGGGCGGCAAGGCGAAGCCGTCGGTGTCCTCGGCCGGATCTTTCTCTTTGGACTCTTCAGCCGAACCGTCCGTTGATTTGGGCGGCTCGGTTTCAGCCGGCGGCTCCTCCTGAGCCGTCGGCTTTTTCGCTGCAGGCTTCTCGACGGGCTTTTCGGCCGGCTTCGGCTTCTCGACAGGCTGCGGCTTCGGCTTTTCGGCCGGCTTCGGCTTCTCGACAGGTTGCGGCTTCGGCTTGTTGACCGGCTTCGGCTTGTTGGCCTGCTCGGGCTTCTCTTTGTTGTTCTTTTGCTCACGCGCAATGCGCGCGGCCAACTCCCGGCGCCTTTTGCGCGCCGCTTTGGGGAGTTCGTCGTCACCCATCCACATATACGTCGCGTCGAGGGCGCGTTTGGCAGCGCCGACATCGCCGTGGCGCAGGTTGTCCTCGGCCGCAGAGAGCGAGCCGATGACCTGACCGGTGACGAGCACGCGGTTGATGTCCACCTGCGGGGCGGCAGGCCCCTGGGCGGGCGGGTTTTCGATCTGAGCGCCTGCAGCACCTTCGTTGCCGCCGTCGACCGCGGGGCCATCGGAGCCAAGCGCCCAGACGAGCACGCCGGCGACCATCACGGCCACCAGGGCGCCGGCGACGATGCGCCAGCTGCGGTTCTCTTCAAACGTGACTTCTTCGCGCTCGGCCCACTCGCGCGCCAGGTCGACCTCTTCGAGCGCGCCGACGGCCTCGTCCGAGTCGTCGATCTCGCCCAGCTCGACGTCGGCGGCGCGTTCCGGGTCGGTGTTCAGCGGCGAGTCGAGGTTGCCATAGGCGACCGTCTCGCTGTCGTGGATGCCGGGCGCGTCGGTTTGATGGGGCGGTGACGGGGTGTCAGCGGCCGTGTCGGCGACCTCCGAGGAGACCGCGCCGAGCCTGGCGGTACCACCGGCCGCCGTGTTCATCGGCCCACTGGCGCTCTTGGCCTCTTCGAGTGCTTCGAGCAGGTCGTCGGCCGACTGGTAGCGCTCCTCGGGCTCCTTGTTGAGGCATTTGAGGATGACCGCCTCCAGACGAAGGGGCACCTCGATATCCTCGCGGGCTTCCGAGGGGCGCGGTGGGCGCTCGTTGAGCTGCTTGTTGAGCACGATCAGCTTGTTCTTGCCTTTGAACGGCAATTTGCCGGTGGCGATGTAGAACAAGATAACGCCCATGGCGTACAAGTCCGAGCGCGGGTCGGCGGTGTCGCCGCGCGCCTGCTCGGGCGACATGAACTCGGGGGTGCCGAACACCGAGCCGGTTTCGGTCATCGGCCCGTGCTCGTGGTCGTCGTCGACGATCTTGGCGATGCCGAAGTCGAGCACTTTGACGGCGTATCGCCCACGACTCGTGGGCATCAGCATGATGTTGTCGGGCTTCAAATCGCGGTGGATCACGCCTTGGCT
It encodes:
- a CDS encoding protein kinase domain-containing protein; translated protein: MLCHQCGSPVSPEDSSCQNCGADLKRKSRRMELRSDGLRRMTQQMRAIKADGRYFPPNEVISERFKLGELIGKGPFGEVYRAEDTLIDAEVAVKIFDPKLIENPVHQEQFLRTARTARTMTQTNVVRVHGSGVHKDHAWVSMQALEGLSLRKVLKMRRNKGEKFTLEELEPIVSQITLAVQHINREFPHGNLKPENIIFLPELIKLTDHYLYAAIDHEMFADRASDSPYVAPELHTPSEEADPRCDVYSLGMLIGEMLFGPDYTPGSPPSDRPEVAGVDALVRRATAFDPSERYPSVEALSEDFVTLVDTGSLLHSSGDEISVPEPAGLAEVSTPPPPPQSAPADELLLEETPSDIAEPIEDDIATREYDRDEPEDPELGDLLETNEVRREELPPPPKGAAAKLEPKEETKTAIKPPPGAKKAEDDSDTSPALIFAGLIALVGLIGAIMWMSSGKEEGQHVEIGDGDEASVEASETPEGEENGDETETADKGDSATEASGKEVAAAAEKAGKTMLAARGKAVVAAKKAEETSAKDDAEGLKDMAEAAAMLKDEKADDGARASTSSESKTSTGDKGQGAAKKASGGAAKKNDKKEEKKAVASGTKCKPGMLLVKSKKGNYCIDAYEYPARGVKPKTNVSWFKAKQLCNAKGKRLCELSEWRRACGSKYPYGRKWDPNKCNTVDEDEFERSLAAAGSFSSCRSWTGARDMTGNAHEWVAEQRIAGGGFDSGPEVASCRYSSPKAPGSGSSNIGFRCCANPE
- a CDS encoding serine/threonine protein kinase: MGDDVEQKVGSDTAPAFGRDEGDPALEETSAQSEVPAEQGEAKAKIVKICKQCMVSQSDGGEFCVNCGSPLVPIRAVRESYVGETVGGKYKIVDRLGAGGMGEVYLGINEPLGQRVAVKFLSKKFTADEGIIMRFLNEARSYCKVNHPNAVTLLEYGQHDDGALYLITEFIEGKSLTETLKEIGPFDLERVISVAAQVCEVLSAAHSQGVIHRDLKPDNIMLMPTSRGRYAVKVLDFGIAKIVDDDHEHGPMTETGSVFGTPEFMSPEQARGDTADPRSDLYAMGVILFYIATGKLPFKGKNKLIVLNKQLNERPPRPSEAREDIEVPLRLEAVILKCLNKEPEERYQSADDLLEALEEAKSASGPMNTAAGGTARLGAVSSEVADTAADTPSPPHQTDAPGIHDSETVAYGNLDSPLNTDPERAADVELGEIDDSDEAVGALEEVDLAREWAEREEVTFEENRSWRIVAGALVAVMVAGVLVWALGSDGPAVDGGNEGAAGAQIENPPAQGPAAPQVDINRVLVTGQVIGSLSAAEDNLRHGDVGAAKRALDATYMWMGDDELPKAARKRRRELAARIAREQKNNKEKPEQANKPKPVNKPKPQPVEKPKPAEKPKPQPVEKPKPAEKPVEKPAAKKPTAQEEPPAETEPPKSTDGSAEESKEKDPAEDTDGFALPPKRLD